Proteins co-encoded in one Lates calcarifer isolate ASB-BC8 linkage group LG17, TLL_Latcal_v3, whole genome shotgun sequence genomic window:
- the tcf3b gene encoding transcription factor 3b isoform X10 has product MNEQQQRMAAVGTDKELSDLLDFSAMFAPPVANGKNRTMTLASSQFGGSAIDERSGSGSWGSAEQNSPSFSQGRGYGEGSHYNEHEGLSSPFISSGIAGKNERPPYPPFGSQPGFLPSDIAMPSPDAMSPSGLKSGSQFYPPYPNNPRRRPPEGGIDTQPKKIRKPPGLPSSVYASTSGDEYARDNGGYPGAKPGAVYPGSFYMQEDPWSSSGYSAMLGNSPHIGQPGSFSAINPQDRMKRQPLPLSPQNYPLHGSEVNGFHSAPTTYNHTPTINGEGIMANRGTTAGSSGDEIGKALASIYPSDHNSNNFSSAPSTPGSPQAIAGTGAQSQWQRPTTPNYEGQPHALQNKMEDRLEEAIHVLRSHAVGQGPGLEGAHSDMHSLLSSVHNGGLGGLSPAFPNASLALSNRHPAMQGGKHEEPTGLPPSSTLLHGHHASGPTPSAGQPEGFTSLPGGMARSTHSSSSSDIKREDKEDDENSLADKSEEEKKDSKATRNRSQDNEDDEDLPPEVKMERERERRVANNARERLRVRDINEAFKELGRMCQLHLSHDKPQTKLLILHQAVNVILNLEQQVRERNLNPKAACLKRREEEKVSGVVGEAPMQLSGGHPSMGGDGHNPVGHM; this is encoded by the exons ATGAACGAACAGCAGCAAAGAATGGCTGCAGTGGGAACTGACAAGGAACTCAGCGACCTCCTGGATTTCAGTGCG ATGTTTGCGCCTCCAGTAGCCAATGGGAAGAACAGGACAATGACACTTGCCAGCAGTCAGTTTGGTGGATCAG cgaTAGATGAGCGCAGCGGCTCTGGGTCTTGGGGCTCGGCAGAACAGAACAGCCCCTCTTTCAGCCAAGGACGG GGCTACGGGGAAGGATCCCACTACAATGAGCACGAAGGCCTGTCCTCTCCATTCATCAGTTCAGGGATCGCag GTAAAAATGAGAGGCCACCATATCCTCCCTTTGGAAGCCAG CCTGGGTTTCTTCCCAGCGACATAGCGATGCCCAGCCCAGATGCCATGTCCCCCTCTGGCCTGAAGTCTGGCTCTCAGTTTTACCCACCATACCCCAACAATCCACGGAGAAGGCCGCCTGAGGGAGGCATAG ACACCCAGCCAAAGAAGATTCGGAAACCCCCTGGCCTGCCGTCCTCG GTGTATGCCTCTACATCTGGTGACGAGTACGCCAGAGACAATGGAGGATATCCTGGTGCTAAGCCTGGAGCTGTCTACCCTGGCTCTTTCTACATGCAAG AAGACCCCTGGTCATCTTCTGGCTACTCTGCCATGCTGGGCAACTCTCCTCACATTGGACAGCCAGGCTCCTTCTCTGCAATTAACCCACAGGACAGGATG AAGCGTCAACCCCTGCCTCTGTCCCCACAGAACTATCCTCTGCATGGCAGCGAAGTCAACGGCTTCCACTCAGCTCCCACCACTTATAACCACACACCCACCATCAACGGAGAGGGCATCATGG ccaaCCGAGGCACCACAGCTGGCAGTTCAGGAGATGAAATTGGGAAGGCTCTTGCCTCA aTTTACCCATCGGACCACAACAGTAATAACTTCTCCTCAGCTCCATCTACTCCTGGATCTCCTCAGGCTATCGCAGGTACAG GAGCTCAGTCTCAGTGGCAAAGACCAACCACACCCAACTATGAAGGGCAACCACACGCACTG CAGAATAAAATGGAGGATCGTTTGGAGGAGGCCATCCATGTACTGCGTAGCCATGCCGTGGGCCAAGGCCCTGGCTTAGAGGGCGCCCACTCTGACATGCACAGCCTGCTGTCTTCAGTACACAACGGGGGCCTCGGAGGCCTCTCTCCAGCTTTTCCCAATGCTAGCCTTGCCCTCAGTAACAGACATCCTGCTATG CAGGGAGGGAAACATGAGGAGCCAACAGGCCTTCCTCCCAGCAGCACTCTTCTGCACGGTCATCACGCATCTGGACCGACACCATCAGCTGGGCAACCAGAGGGCTTTACCA GTCTCCCTGGTGGTATGGCCCGCTCCACAcactcctccagcagctcagacatcaagagagaagacaaagaggatGATGAAAACTCTCTTGCAGACAagtctgaggaggaaaagaaggactCCAAGGCCACACGTAATCGAAG TCAGGACAATGAAGACGACGAGGACCTTCCCCCTGAAGTGAAGATGGAGCGCGAGAGGGAACGGCGAGTGGCTAACAATGCTCGCGAGCGTCTCAGAGTACGGGACATCAACGAGGCGTTTAAGGAGCTTGGGAGGATGTGCCAGCTGCACCTCAGCCATGACAAACCTCAGACCAAACTTCTCATCCTGCACCAAGCCGTCAATGTCATCCTCAATTTAGAACAACAAGTCAGAG AGCGTAACCTTAACCCCAAGGCAGCATGTTTAAAACGCcgtgaggaggagaaggtgtcTGGGGTGGTGGGTGAAGCACCCATGCAGCTCTCAGGAGGCCATCCTAGTATGGGAGGAGATGGCCACAATCCAGTAGGCCACATGTAA
- the tcf3b gene encoding transcription factor 3b isoform X4 yields MNEQQQRMAAVGTDKELSDLLDFSAMFAPPVANGKNRTMTLASSQFGGSAIDERSGSGSWGSAEQNSPSFSQGRGYGEGSHYNEHEGLSSPFISSGIAGKNERPPYPPFGSQPGFLPSDIAMPSPDAMSPSGLKSGSQFYPPYPNNPRRRPPEGGIDTQPKKIRKPPGLPSSVYASTSGDEYARDNGGYPGAKPGAVYPGSFYMQDPWSSSGYSAMLGNSPHIGQPGSFSAINPQDRMKRQPLPLSPQNYPLHGSEVNGFHSAPTTYNHTPTINGEGIMANRGTTAGSSGDEIGKALASIYPSDHNSNNFSSAPSTPGSPQAIAGTGAQSQWQRPTTPNYEGQPHALQNKMEDRLEEAIHVLRSHAVGQGPGLEGAHSDMHSLLSSVHNGGLGGLSPAFPNASLALSNRHPAMQGGKHEEPTGLPPSSTLLHGHHASGPTPSAGQPEGFTSLPGGMARSTHSSSSSDIKREDKEDDENSLADKSEEEKKDSKATRNRRKEALTLQMLSGLSDQKDDQDNEDDEDLPPEVKMERERERRVANNARERLRVRDINEAFKELGRMCQLHLSHDKPQTKLLILHQAVNVILNLEQQVRERNLNPKAACLKRREEEKVSGVVGEAPMQLSGGHPSMGGDGHNPVGHM; encoded by the exons ATGAACGAACAGCAGCAAAGAATGGCTGCAGTGGGAACTGACAAGGAACTCAGCGACCTCCTGGATTTCAGTGCG ATGTTTGCGCCTCCAGTAGCCAATGGGAAGAACAGGACAATGACACTTGCCAGCAGTCAGTTTGGTGGATCAG cgaTAGATGAGCGCAGCGGCTCTGGGTCTTGGGGCTCGGCAGAACAGAACAGCCCCTCTTTCAGCCAAGGACGG GGCTACGGGGAAGGATCCCACTACAATGAGCACGAAGGCCTGTCCTCTCCATTCATCAGTTCAGGGATCGCag GTAAAAATGAGAGGCCACCATATCCTCCCTTTGGAAGCCAG CCTGGGTTTCTTCCCAGCGACATAGCGATGCCCAGCCCAGATGCCATGTCCCCCTCTGGCCTGAAGTCTGGCTCTCAGTTTTACCCACCATACCCCAACAATCCACGGAGAAGGCCGCCTGAGGGAGGCATAG ACACCCAGCCAAAGAAGATTCGGAAACCCCCTGGCCTGCCGTCCTCG GTGTATGCCTCTACATCTGGTGACGAGTACGCCAGAGACAATGGAGGATATCCTGGTGCTAAGCCTGGAGCTGTCTACCCTGGCTCTTTCTACATGCAAG ACCCCTGGTCATCTTCTGGCTACTCTGCCATGCTGGGCAACTCTCCTCACATTGGACAGCCAGGCTCCTTCTCTGCAATTAACCCACAGGACAGGATG AAGCGTCAACCCCTGCCTCTGTCCCCACAGAACTATCCTCTGCATGGCAGCGAAGTCAACGGCTTCCACTCAGCTCCCACCACTTATAACCACACACCCACCATCAACGGAGAGGGCATCATGG ccaaCCGAGGCACCACAGCTGGCAGTTCAGGAGATGAAATTGGGAAGGCTCTTGCCTCA aTTTACCCATCGGACCACAACAGTAATAACTTCTCCTCAGCTCCATCTACTCCTGGATCTCCTCAGGCTATCGCAGGTACAG GAGCTCAGTCTCAGTGGCAAAGACCAACCACACCCAACTATGAAGGGCAACCACACGCACTG CAGAATAAAATGGAGGATCGTTTGGAGGAGGCCATCCATGTACTGCGTAGCCATGCCGTGGGCCAAGGCCCTGGCTTAGAGGGCGCCCACTCTGACATGCACAGCCTGCTGTCTTCAGTACACAACGGGGGCCTCGGAGGCCTCTCTCCAGCTTTTCCCAATGCTAGCCTTGCCCTCAGTAACAGACATCCTGCTATG CAGGGAGGGAAACATGAGGAGCCAACAGGCCTTCCTCCCAGCAGCACTCTTCTGCACGGTCATCACGCATCTGGACCGACACCATCAGCTGGGCAACCAGAGGGCTTTACCA GTCTCCCTGGTGGTATGGCCCGCTCCACAcactcctccagcagctcagacatcaagagagaagacaaagaggatGATGAAAACTCTCTTGCAGACAagtctgaggaggaaaagaaggactCCAAGGCCACACGTAATCGAAG aAAGGAGGCGTTGACCCTCCAGATGCTCTCTGGCCTTTCAGACCAGAAAGATGA TCAGGACAATGAAGACGACGAGGACCTTCCCCCTGAAGTGAAGATGGAGCGCGAGAGGGAACGGCGAGTGGCTAACAATGCTCGCGAGCGTCTCAGAGTACGGGACATCAACGAGGCGTTTAAGGAGCTTGGGAGGATGTGCCAGCTGCACCTCAGCCATGACAAACCTCAGACCAAACTTCTCATCCTGCACCAAGCCGTCAATGTCATCCTCAATTTAGAACAACAAGTCAGAG AGCGTAACCTTAACCCCAAGGCAGCATGTTTAAAACGCcgtgaggaggagaaggtgtcTGGGGTGGTGGGTGAAGCACCCATGCAGCTCTCAGGAGGCCATCCTAGTATGGGAGGAGATGGCCACAATCCAGTAGGCCACATGTAA
- the tcf3b gene encoding transcription factor 3b isoform X3 codes for MNEQQQRMAAVGTDKELSDLLDFSAMFAPPVANGKNRTMTLASSQFGGSAIDERSGSGSWGSAEQNSPSFSQGRGYGEGSHYNEHEGLSSPFISSGIAGKNERPPYPPFGSQPGFLPSDIAMPSPDAMSPSGLKSGSQFYPPYPNNPRRRPPEGGIDTQPKKIRKPPGLPSSVYASTSGDEYARDNGGYPGAKPGAVYPGSFYMQEDPWSSSGYSAMLGNSPHIGQPGSFSAINPQDRMKRQPLPLSPQNYPLHGSEVNGFHSAPTTYNHTPTINGEGIMANRGTTAGSSGDEIGKALASIYPSDHNSNNFSSAPSTPGSPQAIAGTGAQSQWQRPTTPNYEGQPHALNKMEDRLEEAIHVLRSHAVGQGPGLEGAHSDMHSLLSSVHNGGLGGLSPAFPNASLALSNRHPAMQGGKHEEPTGLPPSSTLLHGHHASGPTPSAGQPEGFTSLPGGMARSTHSSSSSDIKREDKEDDENSLADKSEEEKKDSKATRNRRKEALTLQMLSGLSDQKDDQDNEDDEDLPPEVKMERERERRVANNARERLRVRDINEAFKELGRMCQLHLSHDKPQTKLLILHQAVNVILNLEQQVRERNLNPKAACLKRREEEKVSGVVGEAPMQLSGGHPSMGGDGHNPVGHM; via the exons ATGAACGAACAGCAGCAAAGAATGGCTGCAGTGGGAACTGACAAGGAACTCAGCGACCTCCTGGATTTCAGTGCG ATGTTTGCGCCTCCAGTAGCCAATGGGAAGAACAGGACAATGACACTTGCCAGCAGTCAGTTTGGTGGATCAG cgaTAGATGAGCGCAGCGGCTCTGGGTCTTGGGGCTCGGCAGAACAGAACAGCCCCTCTTTCAGCCAAGGACGG GGCTACGGGGAAGGATCCCACTACAATGAGCACGAAGGCCTGTCCTCTCCATTCATCAGTTCAGGGATCGCag GTAAAAATGAGAGGCCACCATATCCTCCCTTTGGAAGCCAG CCTGGGTTTCTTCCCAGCGACATAGCGATGCCCAGCCCAGATGCCATGTCCCCCTCTGGCCTGAAGTCTGGCTCTCAGTTTTACCCACCATACCCCAACAATCCACGGAGAAGGCCGCCTGAGGGAGGCATAG ACACCCAGCCAAAGAAGATTCGGAAACCCCCTGGCCTGCCGTCCTCG GTGTATGCCTCTACATCTGGTGACGAGTACGCCAGAGACAATGGAGGATATCCTGGTGCTAAGCCTGGAGCTGTCTACCCTGGCTCTTTCTACATGCAAG AAGACCCCTGGTCATCTTCTGGCTACTCTGCCATGCTGGGCAACTCTCCTCACATTGGACAGCCAGGCTCCTTCTCTGCAATTAACCCACAGGACAGGATG AAGCGTCAACCCCTGCCTCTGTCCCCACAGAACTATCCTCTGCATGGCAGCGAAGTCAACGGCTTCCACTCAGCTCCCACCACTTATAACCACACACCCACCATCAACGGAGAGGGCATCATGG ccaaCCGAGGCACCACAGCTGGCAGTTCAGGAGATGAAATTGGGAAGGCTCTTGCCTCA aTTTACCCATCGGACCACAACAGTAATAACTTCTCCTCAGCTCCATCTACTCCTGGATCTCCTCAGGCTATCGCAGGTACAG GAGCTCAGTCTCAGTGGCAAAGACCAACCACACCCAACTATGAAGGGCAACCACACGCACTG AATAAAATGGAGGATCGTTTGGAGGAGGCCATCCATGTACTGCGTAGCCATGCCGTGGGCCAAGGCCCTGGCTTAGAGGGCGCCCACTCTGACATGCACAGCCTGCTGTCTTCAGTACACAACGGGGGCCTCGGAGGCCTCTCTCCAGCTTTTCCCAATGCTAGCCTTGCCCTCAGTAACAGACATCCTGCTATG CAGGGAGGGAAACATGAGGAGCCAACAGGCCTTCCTCCCAGCAGCACTCTTCTGCACGGTCATCACGCATCTGGACCGACACCATCAGCTGGGCAACCAGAGGGCTTTACCA GTCTCCCTGGTGGTATGGCCCGCTCCACAcactcctccagcagctcagacatcaagagagaagacaaagaggatGATGAAAACTCTCTTGCAGACAagtctgaggaggaaaagaaggactCCAAGGCCACACGTAATCGAAG aAAGGAGGCGTTGACCCTCCAGATGCTCTCTGGCCTTTCAGACCAGAAAGATGA TCAGGACAATGAAGACGACGAGGACCTTCCCCCTGAAGTGAAGATGGAGCGCGAGAGGGAACGGCGAGTGGCTAACAATGCTCGCGAGCGTCTCAGAGTACGGGACATCAACGAGGCGTTTAAGGAGCTTGGGAGGATGTGCCAGCTGCACCTCAGCCATGACAAACCTCAGACCAAACTTCTCATCCTGCACCAAGCCGTCAATGTCATCCTCAATTTAGAACAACAAGTCAGAG AGCGTAACCTTAACCCCAAGGCAGCATGTTTAAAACGCcgtgaggaggagaaggtgtcTGGGGTGGTGGGTGAAGCACCCATGCAGCTCTCAGGAGGCCATCCTAGTATGGGAGGAGATGGCCACAATCCAGTAGGCCACATGTAA
- the tcf3b gene encoding transcription factor 3b isoform X11 has protein sequence MFAPPVANGKNRTMTLASSQFGGSAIDERSGSGSWGSAEQNSPSFSQGRGYGEGSHYNEHEGLSSPFISSGIAGKNERPPYPPFGSQPGFLPSDIAMPSPDAMSPSGLKSGSQFYPPYPNNPRRRPPEGGIDTQPKKIRKPPGLPSSVYASTSGDEYARDNGGYPGAKPGAVYPGSFYMQEDPWSSSGYSAMLGNSPHIGQPGSFSAINPQDRMKRQPLPLSPQNYPLHGSEVNGFHSAPTTYNHTPTINGEGIMANRGTTAGSSGDEIGKALASIYPSDHNSNNFSSAPSTPGSPQAIAGTGAQSQWQRPTTPNYEGQPHALQNKMEDRLEEAIHVLRSHAVGQGPGLEGAHSDMHSLLSSVHNGGLGGLSPAFPNASLALSNRHPAMQGGKHEEPTGLPPSSTLLHGHHASGPTPSAGQPEGFTSLPGGMARSTHSSSSSDIKREDKEDDENSLADKSEEEKKDSKATRNRRKEALTLQMLSGLSDQKDDQDNEDDEDLPPEVKMERERERRVANNARERLRVRDINEAFKELGRMCQLHLSHDKPQTKLLILHQAVNVILNLEQQVRERNLNPKAACLKRREEEKVSGVVGEAPMQLSGGHPSMGGDGHNPVGHM, from the exons ATGTTTGCGCCTCCAGTAGCCAATGGGAAGAACAGGACAATGACACTTGCCAGCAGTCAGTTTGGTGGATCAG cgaTAGATGAGCGCAGCGGCTCTGGGTCTTGGGGCTCGGCAGAACAGAACAGCCCCTCTTTCAGCCAAGGACGG GGCTACGGGGAAGGATCCCACTACAATGAGCACGAAGGCCTGTCCTCTCCATTCATCAGTTCAGGGATCGCag GTAAAAATGAGAGGCCACCATATCCTCCCTTTGGAAGCCAG CCTGGGTTTCTTCCCAGCGACATAGCGATGCCCAGCCCAGATGCCATGTCCCCCTCTGGCCTGAAGTCTGGCTCTCAGTTTTACCCACCATACCCCAACAATCCACGGAGAAGGCCGCCTGAGGGAGGCATAG ACACCCAGCCAAAGAAGATTCGGAAACCCCCTGGCCTGCCGTCCTCG GTGTATGCCTCTACATCTGGTGACGAGTACGCCAGAGACAATGGAGGATATCCTGGTGCTAAGCCTGGAGCTGTCTACCCTGGCTCTTTCTACATGCAAG AAGACCCCTGGTCATCTTCTGGCTACTCTGCCATGCTGGGCAACTCTCCTCACATTGGACAGCCAGGCTCCTTCTCTGCAATTAACCCACAGGACAGGATG AAGCGTCAACCCCTGCCTCTGTCCCCACAGAACTATCCTCTGCATGGCAGCGAAGTCAACGGCTTCCACTCAGCTCCCACCACTTATAACCACACACCCACCATCAACGGAGAGGGCATCATGG ccaaCCGAGGCACCACAGCTGGCAGTTCAGGAGATGAAATTGGGAAGGCTCTTGCCTCA aTTTACCCATCGGACCACAACAGTAATAACTTCTCCTCAGCTCCATCTACTCCTGGATCTCCTCAGGCTATCGCAGGTACAG GAGCTCAGTCTCAGTGGCAAAGACCAACCACACCCAACTATGAAGGGCAACCACACGCACTG CAGAATAAAATGGAGGATCGTTTGGAGGAGGCCATCCATGTACTGCGTAGCCATGCCGTGGGCCAAGGCCCTGGCTTAGAGGGCGCCCACTCTGACATGCACAGCCTGCTGTCTTCAGTACACAACGGGGGCCTCGGAGGCCTCTCTCCAGCTTTTCCCAATGCTAGCCTTGCCCTCAGTAACAGACATCCTGCTATG CAGGGAGGGAAACATGAGGAGCCAACAGGCCTTCCTCCCAGCAGCACTCTTCTGCACGGTCATCACGCATCTGGACCGACACCATCAGCTGGGCAACCAGAGGGCTTTACCA GTCTCCCTGGTGGTATGGCCCGCTCCACAcactcctccagcagctcagacatcaagagagaagacaaagaggatGATGAAAACTCTCTTGCAGACAagtctgaggaggaaaagaaggactCCAAGGCCACACGTAATCGAAG aAAGGAGGCGTTGACCCTCCAGATGCTCTCTGGCCTTTCAGACCAGAAAGATGA TCAGGACAATGAAGACGACGAGGACCTTCCCCCTGAAGTGAAGATGGAGCGCGAGAGGGAACGGCGAGTGGCTAACAATGCTCGCGAGCGTCTCAGAGTACGGGACATCAACGAGGCGTTTAAGGAGCTTGGGAGGATGTGCCAGCTGCACCTCAGCCATGACAAACCTCAGACCAAACTTCTCATCCTGCACCAAGCCGTCAATGTCATCCTCAATTTAGAACAACAAGTCAGAG AGCGTAACCTTAACCCCAAGGCAGCATGTTTAAAACGCcgtgaggaggagaaggtgtcTGGGGTGGTGGGTGAAGCACCCATGCAGCTCTCAGGAGGCCATCCTAGTATGGGAGGAGATGGCCACAATCCAGTAGGCCACATGTAA
- the tcf3b gene encoding transcription factor 3b isoform X8 — protein sequence MNEQQQRMAAVGTDKELSDLLDFSAMFAPPVANGKNRTMTLASSQFGGSAIDERSGSGSWGSAEQNSPSFSQGRGYGEGSHYNEHEGLSSPFISSGIAGKNERPPYPPFGSQPGFLPSDIAMPSPDAMSPSGLKSGSQFYPPYPNNPRRRPPEGGIDTQPKKIRKPPGLPSSVYASTSGDEYARDNGGYPGAKPGAVYPGSFYMQDPWSSSGYSAMLGNSPHIGQPGSFSAINPQDRMNYPLHGSEVNGFHSAPTTYNHTPTINGEGIMANRGTTAGSSGDEIGKALASIYPSDHNSNNFSSAPSTPGSPQAIAGTGAQSQWQRPTTPNYEGQPHALQNKMEDRLEEAIHVLRSHAVGQGPGLEGAHSDMHSLLSSVHNGGLGGLSPAFPNASLALSNRHPAMQGGKHEEPTGLPPSSTLLHGHHASGPTPSAGQPEGFTSLPGGMARSTHSSSSSDIKREDKEDDENSLADKSEEEKKDSKATRNRRKEALTLQMLSGLSDQKDDQDNEDDEDLPPEVKMERERERRVANNARERLRVRDINEAFKELGRMCQLHLSHDKPQTKLLILHQAVNVILNLEQQVRERNLNPKAACLKRREEEKVSGVVGEAPMQLSGGHPSMGGDGHNPVGHM from the exons ATGAACGAACAGCAGCAAAGAATGGCTGCAGTGGGAACTGACAAGGAACTCAGCGACCTCCTGGATTTCAGTGCG ATGTTTGCGCCTCCAGTAGCCAATGGGAAGAACAGGACAATGACACTTGCCAGCAGTCAGTTTGGTGGATCAG cgaTAGATGAGCGCAGCGGCTCTGGGTCTTGGGGCTCGGCAGAACAGAACAGCCCCTCTTTCAGCCAAGGACGG GGCTACGGGGAAGGATCCCACTACAATGAGCACGAAGGCCTGTCCTCTCCATTCATCAGTTCAGGGATCGCag GTAAAAATGAGAGGCCACCATATCCTCCCTTTGGAAGCCAG CCTGGGTTTCTTCCCAGCGACATAGCGATGCCCAGCCCAGATGCCATGTCCCCCTCTGGCCTGAAGTCTGGCTCTCAGTTTTACCCACCATACCCCAACAATCCACGGAGAAGGCCGCCTGAGGGAGGCATAG ACACCCAGCCAAAGAAGATTCGGAAACCCCCTGGCCTGCCGTCCTCG GTGTATGCCTCTACATCTGGTGACGAGTACGCCAGAGACAATGGAGGATATCCTGGTGCTAAGCCTGGAGCTGTCTACCCTGGCTCTTTCTACATGCAAG ACCCCTGGTCATCTTCTGGCTACTCTGCCATGCTGGGCAACTCTCCTCACATTGGACAGCCAGGCTCCTTCTCTGCAATTAACCCACAGGACAGGATG AACTATCCTCTGCATGGCAGCGAAGTCAACGGCTTCCACTCAGCTCCCACCACTTATAACCACACACCCACCATCAACGGAGAGGGCATCATGG ccaaCCGAGGCACCACAGCTGGCAGTTCAGGAGATGAAATTGGGAAGGCTCTTGCCTCA aTTTACCCATCGGACCACAACAGTAATAACTTCTCCTCAGCTCCATCTACTCCTGGATCTCCTCAGGCTATCGCAGGTACAG GAGCTCAGTCTCAGTGGCAAAGACCAACCACACCCAACTATGAAGGGCAACCACACGCACTG CAGAATAAAATGGAGGATCGTTTGGAGGAGGCCATCCATGTACTGCGTAGCCATGCCGTGGGCCAAGGCCCTGGCTTAGAGGGCGCCCACTCTGACATGCACAGCCTGCTGTCTTCAGTACACAACGGGGGCCTCGGAGGCCTCTCTCCAGCTTTTCCCAATGCTAGCCTTGCCCTCAGTAACAGACATCCTGCTATG CAGGGAGGGAAACATGAGGAGCCAACAGGCCTTCCTCCCAGCAGCACTCTTCTGCACGGTCATCACGCATCTGGACCGACACCATCAGCTGGGCAACCAGAGGGCTTTACCA GTCTCCCTGGTGGTATGGCCCGCTCCACAcactcctccagcagctcagacatcaagagagaagacaaagaggatGATGAAAACTCTCTTGCAGACAagtctgaggaggaaaagaaggactCCAAGGCCACACGTAATCGAAG aAAGGAGGCGTTGACCCTCCAGATGCTCTCTGGCCTTTCAGACCAGAAAGATGA TCAGGACAATGAAGACGACGAGGACCTTCCCCCTGAAGTGAAGATGGAGCGCGAGAGGGAACGGCGAGTGGCTAACAATGCTCGCGAGCGTCTCAGAGTACGGGACATCAACGAGGCGTTTAAGGAGCTTGGGAGGATGTGCCAGCTGCACCTCAGCCATGACAAACCTCAGACCAAACTTCTCATCCTGCACCAAGCCGTCAATGTCATCCTCAATTTAGAACAACAAGTCAGAG AGCGTAACCTTAACCCCAAGGCAGCATGTTTAAAACGCcgtgaggaggagaaggtgtcTGGGGTGGTGGGTGAAGCACCCATGCAGCTCTCAGGAGGCCATCCTAGTATGGGAGGAGATGGCCACAATCCAGTAGGCCACATGTAA